A genomic segment from Papilio machaon chromosome 10, ilPapMach1.1, whole genome shotgun sequence encodes:
- the LOC106718165 gene encoding putative ATP synthase subunit f, mitochondrial, protein MAFGDYPKEYNPAVHGPYDPARYYGKPDTPFGQLKLNEIGAWLGRRNKTPSAFMGACSRAWWRWQHKYVQPKKVGMAPFFQLLVGSMTFFYVINYGKMKHHRNYKYH, encoded by the exons ATGGCTTTCGGAGACTATCCAAAAGAATATAACCCAGCGGTTCACGGGCCATACGATCCGGCTCGCTATTATGGAAAAC CTGATACTCCTTTTGGTCAGCTTAAGCTGAATGAGATTGGAGCATGGCTGGGACGCAGAAACAAGACACCATCGGCTTTCATGGGGGCTTGCAGTAGAG CCTGGTGGAGGTGGCAACACAAATATGTCCAGCCTAAGAAAGTTGGTATGGCTCCATTCTTCCAGCTGCTTGTTGGATCAATGACTTTCTTCTATGTTATCAACTACGGAAAGATGA AGCACCACAGGAATTACAAATACCACTAA
- the LOC106718209 gene encoding uncharacterized protein LOC106718209, which translates to MRSVEHRRQYRPASAESSRGAITRDRSASSSKSTVSRGHNQATFPATCAINNRPQIPSKAEAVRVPERIKSVNFIKTRGACTTFLSSNLPNTPRTRSNLLNRVASTTISNSQKSFVPTRVTSLPTKLPRPTNMVQSIESRPRFNCSPRIVNTNITAKKVPSENLKMKYKYSSKLSEKTNLNQSLQNVSIKKVFTPVNESNIQEKQTRRRNQIETLKNTFCRGAHDIPALTSNC; encoded by the exons ATGAGGAGCGTGGAACATCGGAGACAGTACCGTCCCGCCTCCGCAGAGTCTAGTCGCGGAGCAATAA CTCGCGATAGAAGCGCATCGTCGAGCAAAAGTACAGTATCACGAGGGCACAATCAGGCTACTTTCCCAGCTACTTGtgctataaataata gACCACAAATACCAAGTAAAGCTGAAGCAGTTCGCGTACCCGAACGGATAAAGAgtgtgaattttataaaaa CTCGGGGTGCTTGTACCACGTTTCTAAGCTCCAATCTCCCGAACACACCTAGAACTAGGTCTAACCTCCTCAACCGTGTTGCAAGTA CCACAATTTCTAACAGTCAGAAGTCTTTTGTACCAACAAGAGTTACAAGTTTACCAACCAAACTACCAAGGCCAACCAATATGG TTCAAAGCATAGAATCTCGACCACGATTTAATTGTAGTCCAAGAATagtaaatacaaatatcacGGCCAAGAAAGTTCCTTCAG AAAATctcaaaatgaaatataaatattctagTAAACTTAGCGAAAAAACGAATCTTAACCAGAGTTTGCAAAACGTGAgcataaaaaaag taTTTACTCCAGTCAACGAATCGAACATACAAGAAAAGCAAacaagaagaagaaatcaGATTGAAACACTAAAGAATACATTCTGCCGAGGAGCTCATGATATACCGGCTTTAACAAGTAATTGTTAG
- the LOC106718146 gene encoding mesencephalic astrocyte-derived neurotrophic factor homolog gives MYKLSINLLLFAAVLQITLALKEGECEVCVKTVEKFAATLSENVKNDPKKIEAEFKKFCKGSKNKENRFCYYLGGLEESATGILGELSKPLSWSMPADKICEKLRKKDAQICDLRFDKQIDLNNVDLKKLKVRDLKKILNDWDEVCDGCIEKTDFIKRIEELKPKYMGRSDL, from the coding sequence atgtataagttaagtattaatttattactgttCGCAGCAGTGCTACAAATAACCCTTGCATTGAAGGAAGGTGAATGCGAGGTTTGTGTTAAAACAGTCGAGAAATTTGCAGCCACGTTATCtgaaaatgtgaaaaatgATCCAAAAAAAATCGAGGCCGAGTTCAAGAAGTTCTGTAAAGGCTCaaagaacaaagaaaacaGGTTTTGTTACTACTTAGGAGGTTTGGAAGAATCGGCTACCGGCATTTTAGGAGAGTTGTCTAAACCACTCAGTTGGTCTATGCCTGCAGACAAGATCTGTGAAAAATTGCGAAAAAAAGATGCACAAATTTGTGATTTGCGGTTTGATAAGCAAATTGACCTTAATAATGTGGATTTAAAGAAGCTGAAGGTCCGTGACTTGAAGAAGATTCTCAATGATTGGGATGAAGTTTGCGATGGCTGTATAGAAAAgacagattttattaaaagaatagaAGAGTTAAAGCCTAAATACATGGGCAGATCTGATTTGTAA
- the LOC106718208 gene encoding 26S proteasome non-ATPase regulatory subunit 4, with amino-acid sequence MVLESTMICVDNSDYMRNGDFLPTRLQAQQDAVNLVCHSRTRSNPENNVGLLTLANVEVLATLTSDVGRILSKLHRVQPNGNINLLTGIRIAHLALKHRQGKNHKMRIVVFVGSPINTDEKELVKLAKRLKKEKVNCDVISFGEDAENNPLLVSFINTLNGKDNASGGSHLVSVPAGGCVVLSEALISSPLIGGDGAGPSGSGLSPFEFGVDPNEDPELALALRVSMEEQRQRQEEESRRQQANTDTEMTEGTTGEAQNTGMERALAMSLGREAMELSEEEQIALAMEMSMQQEAPQAEESMDVPEEYAEVMNDPAFLQSVLENLPGVDPQSEAIRNAMSTIKKDKEEKDDKKQKDKDGKGGSSSKE; translated from the coding sequence ATGGTTTTGGAAAGTACTATGATATGTGTGGACAACAGTGACTACATGAGAAATGGTGATTTCCTTCCGACAAGATTGCAAGCTCAGCAAGACGCTGTAAATTTGGTATGTCATTCTAGGACTCGGTCGAATCCTGAAAACAATGTAGGTTTACTTACCCTTGCCAACGTTGAAGTACTCGCCACGCTTACTAGTGATGTCGGTCGCATTTTATCTAAACTGCACCGTGTGCAACCTAATGGTAACATCAATTTATTGACTGGTATCAGAATTGCTCACTTAGCTCTGAAACATCGCCAAGGCAAAAACCATAAGATGCGTATTGTCGTCTTTGTTGGTTCTCCTATCAATACAGACGAAAAAGAACTAGTGAAACTCGCAAAAAGATTAAAGAAAGAGAAAGTAAATTGTGATGTCATTTCTTTTGGCGAAGACGCTGAAAATAATCCACTGTTGGTATCTTTTATTAACACTCTTAACGGAAAAGATAATGCATCTGGAGGTAGTCACTTAGTATCAGTTCCAGCCGGAGGGTGCGTGGTTTTGTCGGAGGCTTTGATTTCGAGTCCTCTTATTGGAGGAGATGGTGCCGGACCTTCTGGTTCAGGCTTGTCGCCATTTGAATTCGGAGTTGATCCTAACGAAGATCCTGAGCTTGCTTTAGCATTGCGCGTCTCCATGGAAGAACAAAGACAACGTCAGGAAGAGGAGTCACGAAGGCAACAAGCAAACACTGATACTGAGATGACTGAGGGTACCACTGGAGAGGCGCAAAACACAGGAATGGAGAGAGCTCTGGCCATGTCTCTTGGAAGGGAAGCTATGGAACTGTCTGAAGAGGAACAAATTGCATTGGCAATGGAGATGAGCATGCAACAAGAGGCTCCTCAAGCTGAAGAGAGTATGGATGTGCCGGAAGAATACGCTGAAGTAATGAATGATCCTGCTTTTCTACAAAGTGTACTTGAAAACTTACCAGGTGTTGATCCCCAGAGTGAGGCCATACGTAATGCTATGTCCACAATAAAGAAAgacaaagaagaaaaagatGATAAGAAACAGAAGGATAAAGATGGAAAAGGAGGATCAAGTTCAAAAGAGTAA